A DNA window from Paraburkholderia sp. IMGN_8 contains the following coding sequences:
- a CDS encoding IclR family transcriptional regulator produces the protein MNKSNKSPINSPINSPIEKPVSGQAANEAAQKPSSSSGTHAALVSRTAHEAHKDDRHFVTALARGLEVLACFRSGDKSLSNQELAQRCKLPKSTVSRLTHTLTLLGYLIHLKESGKYRLGTASLALGSAMLARLDVRKIARPVMQELADISGATVSLGTRDRLSMIYVENCRGSVALTLTLEVGSRIPVATSAIGRAWLAAVPEHERLSFMEQVRELDHVAWPKTRRGIEQALDDYGTLGVTTSFGDWQKDVNGIARAFQPGGELPIMAINVGGPSFKLSKAFLLEEVRPRLIDVVTQLESALSH, from the coding sequence TTGAACAAGTCTAATAAGAGCCCGATTAACAGCCCGATTAACAGCCCGATCGAAAAACCGGTTAGCGGCCAGGCTGCCAACGAAGCGGCGCAAAAACCGTCTTCATCGAGCGGAACGCACGCGGCTCTCGTATCCCGGACCGCGCATGAGGCGCACAAGGACGACCGGCACTTCGTCACGGCACTCGCACGCGGGCTCGAAGTGCTCGCCTGTTTTCGCTCGGGCGACAAATCGCTGAGCAACCAGGAACTCGCGCAGCGCTGCAAGCTGCCGAAATCGACGGTGTCGCGGCTGACTCATACGCTCACGCTGCTCGGCTATCTGATCCATCTGAAAGAGAGCGGCAAATATCGTCTCGGTACAGCTTCGCTTGCGTTGGGGAGCGCGATGCTGGCCCGTCTCGACGTGCGCAAGATCGCTCGCCCGGTCATGCAGGAACTGGCCGATATCTCCGGAGCAACGGTTTCATTGGGCACGCGCGATCGGCTCTCGATGATCTATGTGGAAAACTGCCGGGGCTCGGTGGCGCTTACGCTAACCCTGGAAGTCGGCTCGCGTATTCCCGTTGCGACCTCCGCAATCGGCCGCGCCTGGCTCGCGGCGGTTCCCGAGCATGAGCGGCTCAGTTTCATGGAGCAGGTGCGCGAGCTCGATCACGTGGCCTGGCCGAAAACCCGGCGCGGCATCGAGCAGGCGCTCGACGATTACGGCACGCTCGGTGTCACGACTTCGTTCGGCGACTGGCAGAAAGACGTGAACGGCATTGCGCGCGCGTTCCAACCCGGCGGCGAACTGCCGATCATGGCGATCAATGTCGGTGGCCCTTCGTTCAAGCTGTCGAAGGCGTTTCTGCTCGAAGAAGTGCGGCCACGTCTGATCGACGTGGTGACGCAGCTCGAAAGCGCGCTATCACATTGA
- a CDS encoding BON domain-containing protein: protein MKTVNLLKALGIALCVATASSAYAQSSDAMATTDTAAAAPSAKTTKKMDRKLGLDVRKALAKAQGFDVSNVFVRARGGAVTLTGTVPDGAQIPKAEEVTKNVAGVKSVNNKLTIGAPNGGGGG, encoded by the coding sequence GTGAAAACAGTCAATCTTTTGAAGGCGCTCGGTATCGCGTTGTGTGTGGCGACGGCGTCCAGCGCCTATGCCCAGTCGAGCGACGCGATGGCGACGACCGATACGGCCGCGGCGGCTCCCAGTGCGAAAACGACCAAGAAGATGGACCGGAAGCTGGGTCTGGACGTGCGTAAGGCGTTGGCGAAAGCGCAGGGTTTTGATGTGTCGAACGTGTTTGTTCGCGCGCGAGGGGGCGCGGTGACTTTGACTGGAACGGTGCCAGATGGGGCGCAGATTCCGAAGGCGGAAGAAGTGACCAAGAATGTTGCTGGTGTGAAGTCGGTGAATAATAAGTTGACTATTGGGGCGCCTAATGGAGGCGGTGGGGGTTGA
- a CDS encoding mannose-1-phosphate guanylyltransferase/mannose-6-phosphate isomerase produces MQIHPVILCGGSGTRLWPMSRGGYPKQYLKLTGDNTLIQQTALRLRGIADIASPIVVTNNEQRFLVAEQLRQVDTVSSSIVLEPASRNTAPAIAAAALLAMRESPEALLLVLPSDHVITGEAAFIKAAEAAAHIAKDGYLVTFGITPTEPHTGYGYIRAGAQLVDDTQSFAVDKFVEKPDAATAERFLAEGGYYWNSGMFMLKASTYMEELRRYEPEIALQAELALKGAQHDNDFVRLDAQAFSASPNISVDHAVMEKTKRAAVIAVSDLGWNDIGSWTALADIAERDTQGNALLGDVLTDAMSNSYIRAEHRLVAAIGLDNVVIVETADAVLVAHRDQAQDVKKIVAQLNAMGRHESVTHRRVVRPWGSYEGIDSGDRFQVKRIIVSPGAQLSLQMHHHRAEHWIVVKGTAVVTNGDKEIILTENQSTYIPLGVTHRLMNPGKIPLELIEVQSGAYLGEDDIVRFEDTYGRAAKA; encoded by the coding sequence ATGCAGATTCATCCAGTGATCCTTTGCGGCGGAAGCGGCACCCGACTGTGGCCGATGTCGCGCGGGGGCTATCCCAAGCAATATCTGAAGTTGACCGGTGATAACACGCTGATTCAACAAACGGCGCTGCGTTTGCGCGGCATTGCCGACATCGCTTCGCCGATCGTCGTCACGAATAATGAGCAGCGTTTTCTGGTGGCTGAACAGTTGCGCCAGGTCGATACGGTGTCGTCGTCGATCGTGCTCGAGCCTGCCAGCCGCAATACGGCCCCGGCTATTGCGGCAGCCGCGCTGCTGGCGATGCGCGAATCCCCTGAGGCGTTGCTTCTCGTTCTGCCGTCTGACCACGTGATCACCGGCGAAGCGGCTTTTATTAAAGCAGCCGAAGCCGCCGCGCACATTGCCAAGGACGGCTACCTGGTCACCTTCGGCATTACGCCGACCGAGCCTCACACCGGCTACGGCTATATCCGTGCAGGCGCACAGTTGGTGGACGACACGCAGTCCTTCGCTGTCGACAAGTTCGTCGAGAAGCCGGACGCGGCCACGGCGGAGCGTTTCCTTGCGGAGGGCGGTTACTACTGGAACAGCGGCATGTTCATGCTGAAGGCTTCGACCTACATGGAAGAACTGCGCCGCTACGAGCCGGAAATTGCGCTGCAGGCGGAGCTTGCGCTCAAAGGCGCGCAACACGACAACGACTTCGTGCGCCTGGACGCGCAAGCTTTCTCCGCGAGCCCGAACATCTCCGTCGACCATGCTGTGATGGAGAAAACGAAGCGCGCCGCGGTGATTGCCGTATCGGATCTGGGCTGGAACGACATCGGCTCCTGGACGGCGCTTGCCGACATTGCCGAACGCGATACGCAGGGCAATGCGCTGCTCGGCGACGTGCTCACTGACGCCATGAGCAATTCGTACATTCGCGCCGAGCACCGCCTGGTGGCCGCAATTGGTCTGGACAACGTCGTCATCGTGGAGACTGCTGATGCTGTGCTGGTTGCGCATCGCGACCAGGCACAGGACGTCAAGAAGATCGTTGCGCAACTGAACGCGATGGGCCGACACGAGTCGGTGACGCACCGCCGCGTGGTGCGGCCATGGGGGTCGTACGAAGGCATCGACAGCGGCGACCGCTTCCAGGTGAAGCGCATTATCGTGAGCCCGGGCGCCCAGTTGAGTCTGCAGATGCACCATCACCGCGCGGAGCACTGGATTGTCGTAAAGGGCACCGCGGTGGTGACAAACGGCGACAAGGAAATCATCCTGACCGAGAATCAATCAACGTACATTCCACTCGGCGTGACGCATCGACTGATGAACCCAGGCAAGATTCCGCTCGAACTAATCGAAGTACAATCTGGCGCCTATTTAGGCGAGGACGACATTGTGCGTTTCGAAGACACCTACGGTCGCGCAGCGAAGGCGTAA
- a CDS encoding GNAT family N-acetyltransferase, which produces MYAVQPDRAHALHQAEDPASLRFRAAQARDAQACAPLMFASGVREFGFFLGDSAATCIEFLQFAFTSKHGRFSYRRHRVAVTADGTVVAVLAVHDGRTTWFDDPHVVLMLLLFFGVRRTVGMLLRGLVLESELPAPKSSQTLIAHCATHERMRGTGVFTALFMDAMRAGLAHEDRDRQIVLDVLVSNTRAYELYRRLGFVELPRRGPISRRLPYELESVRMQLMRHV; this is translated from the coding sequence ATGTACGCCGTTCAACCAGATCGCGCTCACGCGCTGCATCAGGCAGAAGATCCGGCATCACTGCGTTTTCGTGCGGCGCAAGCGCGTGACGCACAGGCTTGCGCGCCGCTGATGTTTGCGTCGGGCGTACGTGAGTTCGGGTTCTTTCTCGGCGACTCCGCCGCTACGTGTATCGAGTTCCTGCAATTCGCGTTCACATCGAAACACGGCCGTTTCTCGTACCGACGCCACCGCGTTGCCGTGACCGCCGACGGCACGGTGGTCGCGGTGCTCGCCGTGCACGACGGCCGCACGACCTGGTTCGACGATCCGCATGTAGTGTTGATGTTGCTGTTGTTCTTCGGCGTGCGCCGCACCGTTGGCATGTTGTTGCGCGGACTGGTGCTCGAAAGCGAATTACCCGCGCCGAAGTCTTCGCAGACGTTGATTGCGCATTGCGCGACGCATGAGCGTATGCGCGGCACGGGTGTGTTTACCGCACTGTTCATGGACGCGATGCGCGCCGGTTTGGCGCATGAGGACCGCGACCGTCAGATCGTGCTGGACGTGCTGGTCAGCAATACACGTGCGTATGAGTTGTATAGACGCTTGGGCTTCGTGGAGTTGCCGCGCAGGGGCCCAATTTCGCGGCGTTTGCCGTACGAACTGGAATCGGTGCGGATGCAACTGATGCGTCACGTTTAG
- a CDS encoding aminotransferase class I/II-fold pyridoxal phosphate-dependent enzyme, whose amino-acid sequence MGLGDHIRQQLAAKALMRQLERVSEEAQTPGAPLPAGGTRAAQDASRAALCSFEAMPGYQQVEILRQMGEKLQVQSPFFRVHEGIAGATTQIGGVEYLNYANYNYLGLAGDEQVSARAKEAIDRYGTSASASRMVAGERPVQRELETALASFYEVDDCVVFVSGHATNVTVIGSLFGPGDLVVHDSLAHNSIVQGAQLSGAKRLSFPHNDWQALDALLARVRHDYRRVLIAIEGLYSMDGDLPDLAQFVDIKRRHAAFLMVDEAHSLGVLGANGKGIREQCGMASGDVDIWMGTLSKTLAGCGGFIAGSQALIDILRHLAPGFLYSVGLAPALAAASLAALERLIAEPERVALLRARGKQFLDEARAAGLETGKSAGYAVVPIITGSTLKAAQWANTLFADGINVQPIFYPAVEEKAARLRFFICSTHEPEQISRTIAALKRLPR is encoded by the coding sequence ATGGGATTGGGTGATCACATCCGCCAGCAACTCGCTGCGAAAGCGCTGATGCGGCAACTGGAGCGCGTCTCTGAAGAGGCGCAGACGCCTGGCGCGCCGCTGCCCGCGGGCGGCACGCGCGCGGCGCAGGACGCGTCGCGCGCCGCGCTGTGCAGTTTCGAGGCGATGCCGGGTTATCAGCAGGTCGAAATTCTGCGGCAGATGGGCGAGAAGCTCCAGGTGCAGTCGCCGTTCTTCCGGGTGCACGAAGGCATTGCCGGCGCGACTACGCAGATCGGCGGTGTCGAATATCTGAACTACGCGAACTACAACTACCTCGGCCTCGCCGGCGACGAGCAGGTCTCCGCTCGCGCGAAGGAGGCGATCGACCGCTACGGCACATCGGCATCGGCGAGCCGGATGGTGGCAGGCGAACGCCCGGTGCAGCGCGAGTTGGAGACCGCGCTCGCGTCGTTTTACGAAGTGGACGATTGCGTTGTATTCGTGAGCGGCCACGCGACCAATGTGACGGTGATCGGCTCGCTGTTCGGTCCAGGCGATCTGGTCGTGCACGATTCGCTCGCGCACAACAGCATCGTGCAGGGCGCGCAACTGAGCGGCGCCAAACGCCTGAGCTTTCCGCATAACGACTGGCAAGCGCTCGACGCATTACTCGCACGTGTGCGGCACGACTACCGGCGCGTGCTGATCGCGATCGAAGGTTTGTACAGCATGGACGGCGATCTTCCCGACCTGGCGCAATTCGTCGACATCAAGCGCCGGCATGCGGCGTTCCTGATGGTCGACGAGGCGCACTCGCTGGGCGTGCTCGGCGCGAACGGGAAGGGCATTCGCGAGCAGTGCGGCATGGCGAGCGGCGACGTCGATATCTGGATGGGCACGCTCAGCAAGACGCTGGCGGGCTGCGGCGGCTTTATCGCCGGATCGCAGGCGTTGATCGACATCCTGCGGCACCTGGCTCCAGGCTTTCTGTACAGCGTCGGTCTTGCGCCCGCGCTGGCGGCGGCGTCGCTGGCCGCGCTCGAACGCCTGATCGCCGAGCCCGAACGGGTCGCATTGCTACGCGCGCGCGGCAAGCAGTTTCTCGACGAAGCGCGTGCAGCAGGCCTCGAGACCGGAAAAAGCGCGGGCTATGCAGTCGTGCCGATCATCACGGGCAGCACGCTGAAAGCCGCGCAATGGGCCAATACGCTGTTTGCCGATGGCATCAACGTGCAGCCGATCTTCTATCCGGCTGTCGAAGAAAAAGCAGCACGTTTGCGGTTTTTCATTTGCTCGACGCACGAGCCGGAGCAGATCAGCCGAACCATTGCGGCGCTGAAGCGCCTGCCTCGCTAA
- a CDS encoding UDP-3-O-acyl N-acetylglycosamine deacetylase, whose translation MSAPAGWSMREGTLARPLELSGHGLHTGRPVNVRIIPGDADGPRGIVFRRMQGGRVLAELAVSPALRRGQPLCTMLEAGDGVRVRTVEHLLASLLTCEIDRATVELDAEEVPILDGSAQPWIDAIRACGRIELPRAKRFIRVLQPVTIMDAEGARDERRISIEPSPAYEMAVRNDLKGFGELRWDGAVTPASFAAEIAPSRSYGRVKWAIPAIVAGYVRGMPILRGARLSCTAAIVGNRVLGGMRVPDEFVRHRVLDLVGDMAMAGAPLLGRVTALRPSHEMNYRLIAKLLATREAWEWAEFPAESLV comes from the coding sequence ATGAGCGCGCCCGCAGGCTGGAGCATGCGCGAAGGCACGCTGGCGCGTCCGCTGGAACTGAGCGGGCACGGCCTGCACACGGGCCGGCCCGTCAACGTACGAATCATCCCGGGCGATGCCGACGGCCCGCGCGGCATCGTGTTCCGTCGAATGCAAGGCGGCCGCGTGCTGGCCGAGCTGGCGGTGAGTCCGGCGTTGCGGCGCGGCCAGCCGCTTTGCACGATGCTCGAAGCCGGTGATGGCGTCCGGGTCCGCACCGTCGAGCATTTGCTGGCATCGCTGCTGACCTGCGAGATCGATCGCGCGACGGTCGAGCTCGACGCCGAGGAGGTGCCGATCCTCGACGGCAGCGCGCAGCCGTGGATCGATGCGATCCGCGCATGCGGCCGGATCGAGTTGCCGCGCGCGAAGCGTTTCATTCGCGTGCTGCAACCGGTGACGATCATGGACGCCGAGGGCGCGCGCGACGAGCGCCGCATCTCGATCGAACCGTCGCCCGCATACGAAATGGCGGTACGCAACGACCTGAAGGGCTTTGGCGAATTGCGCTGGGATGGCGCCGTGACGCCCGCGAGTTTTGCGGCGGAGATCGCGCCGTCGCGATCCTACGGACGCGTCAAATGGGCGATCCCAGCGATCGTCGCCGGCTACGTGCGCGGCATGCCGATTCTGCGTGGCGCGCGCCTGTCTTGCACCGCGGCGATCGTCGGCAACCGCGTGCTTGGCGGCATGCGCGTGCCAGACGAATTCGTGCGGCACCGCGTACTCGACCTGGTCGGCGACATGGCGATGGCGGGCGCGCCGTTGCTCGGCCGCGTCACTGCGTTGCGGCCAAGTCATGAAATGAACTACCGGCTTATTGCCAAATTGCTCGCCACGCGCGAAGCGTGGGAGTGGGCCGAATTTCCGGCTGAATCGTTAGTTTAA